gattagaggcgtgagccactgcacccagccactatGTTCACTTTCTATAAAACTTCatgtgaaaatgatttttaaaaataaacagattatAACAAAATTAATGACATTATTGATAAATATACGAAAATATGCTAATATAGCTTTTGCCTCTACAAGTTCACTGCAACCACTCTGGCTAAAATCATAAATTACCCTTTAATCTTCAAATATACCAGATATGTTGCTAAGGTGTGAAtatctgtcccctccaaaactcacattgaaatttaatccccagtgtggcaggagagaggtggggcctttaagaggtgatgggacacgagggctctgccttcatgaatgaattaatccattcatgagttaatagattaatgggttatcacGAGAGtaggactggtggctttataagaagaggaagagagacctgagttaCCATGCTCAGCTCCCTCTCCATGTGATGCCCTGTACCACTGCAGGACTCTACAGAGACTCCAACAGCACAAAGGCCCTCACTAAATGTGCCTcctttgaccttggacttcccagcctccagacttccaagaaatatgttttctttctttacaaatcacccagtttcaagtattctgttaaaagcaacagaaaatagactaagacataTGTTTCATTTGTATAATAATTATTAGACCTCTTTTAACCTTCTCTTGTTAATGTCTTCATTGAAATTCTCTCCCCCATGCAAATGGCATTGTAGAGTTTTAGACTCAACTGGCTTCAGTTCCTTATTTAGGTACTTATCTACTTACTGATGTAAGATATTACCTGTTTTACAGGATtgtcataaaatttttaaataatgtacatAAACAACCTAGCATAGCCTCTTGGCACACAgaagttctaaaataaaatttaaaatgtttgggCTCTGTTCTCCTATTCTCTTTGATTTCCACAACTTTCTATCTTGAATTCTCTTTAAACCACttttagtttcttttgccatCTCCTTTTTCCTCTGCCTCTTAACTGTTGGCCTCCAGGGCTCTATACTTTTAAGCTTTCCCTCACAAATCAACATTATACATCTCCAGACATATCTCTCCTCTTTGTTtctattaaaatctattttctgacAACTCTCAAGCCTTCGTATATAGCTGTAACTACTCTCTTAAACTGTAAACCAGCGGTTgctaaacttttaatttttcctttttgtctctgTGTGAGATTCTCGTTCTGTAGCttaggctgaaatgcagtggtgcaatcttggttaaatgcagtcttgaactgctgggctcaagcaatcctcctacctcaccctcccaagtagctgggactataagctcatgccaccatgccaggctaattttttgtatttttgtagagatggggttttggcatgtttcctaggctggtctcaaactcctgggctcaagtgatcttcccacctcagcctcgcaaaatgctgggattataatcgggagccactgtgcccagtctatttTACTGTCttataaagacaaggtctcactttgtcgcccagactggagtgcagtagtgtgatcacagctcactgcagcctcaagctcatgggctcaagtaacctcctgcctcagcctcttgaggaaCTATGGACTATAGATGCAcctcaccacacacagctaattttttttttttttatagagacagggtcttgctacgttgcccaggctgatctcaaactcctggcctcaagcaatcctcccacttcagcctcccaaagcactgagattataagcatgagccaccatgcctcagcataaactttttttttttttttttttttgaggtggagtttcactcttgttgcccaggctggagtgcaatggcgcaatctcagctcactgcagcctctgcctcccagattcaagcaattctcctgcctcagcctcccaagtaactggtattataggtgtgcacaaccacactTGGctggttttctccttttttttttttttttttttttgtatctttaatagaggcagggttttgtcatgttggccaggctgatctcaggtgatccgcccaccttagcctcccaaagtgctgggattacaggcatgagccaccatgcccagcccataaacttttaaataaaggccagatggcaaatattttaggctttgtgggccatataaTCACTGTAACAATTACTCAGCTCTGACACTATCATAGAAAAGCAGTCatagataatacataaataaatgagaatggCTCTGTTTCAATTAAAATGGCTTTATTTCTATATACTGAATtctaaatttcatataattttaatatcacaaaatattcttttgattttttaatgctTCAAAAGTGCAAAAACCATTCTCAGCTCTATACCTGCATTGTTCAATAAAGTGGCACATGTGAGTATTTAACTAAATCAAAattaaacacaatttaaattctgttcctcagtcacactagcaACATTTTCAAATGCTCAAAAGCCACATATGGCTACTAGTTAACATATCGGACAGCATTAGTATGAAATGTTTCTATTATCACAGAATATTCTATCAGATGATGTAGCTCTAGAACACTATATCTATCTCTTGGGCATAAACCTTTAGATATCTTCCCAGCATTCTAAATGTCCAGAAGTGAACTCTATCTTTCCCTCAAAATTAATTCTTTATTACCAGTGTGGTCAGTTGTACCAGCTTGTCCCTTGTCACTCAAGTCATAAGCTTAGGAGACATTCTCAGCTCCTCCTTCATCAACCCTAACATTCAGTGACTGAGtcctagaattcttttttttaacatcacTAAAATTTAAATCCCTCTCTACTCCTCCCAGCCCATTTTAAGCCTGAATCTTCTTTGGTCCTTGTGCAAGTCTCCTACTTCTTCTCCTTGCTTCCAGTATTACACCTCTCTAATCTATTCTTCGAATCATCACCAgtaatctttctgaaaaacaaatctgATCAGTATCTCTCTTTCTTACAATTCCCATGTGTCTCCCCATACTCACCATACGGTAAAATATAACTTCATTATATGGGTTCCAGCAGGAATTAATGATACACTCAAACTGGGATAATTTGAtaaagagaatatttgcaaaggTGTGGACAGGGTGTAGGGGTGTTATCATAAAGAACCAGCATAAAATGTGCTCCATTAGCATTCTTAGGCTTTAGGGAGCTAAGGAAGAGTGGTTGCCAGAAACTGGAGATAGGGAAACTGGAGATGGAGAAGGCTGTTTCTTGTTCTCAGACTACTTTTAGACTATATGCCCTTTCTTGAAACTCATTCACTTGTCTTAATTCTCCTCCTACTTCCTTGACCTCTATTTTGCTATATAATCTTCATATTCCCCGCTCTGGTCCCAACATACTGGTAACTTTCAAATCCATATTTCCCTCAAGTTTCTCTCTTCTTAGCCCTAGTTTCctatattcaattattttaatataaatatatggatATCCCACAGGCTCTTCACACTCAGCATGTCCATAGCAGAACTCATCATCTTCCCTCTAAAAGTTGCTTTGCCTACAAAATTCCCAGTATCAGAAACTACTACTACCATCTATCCAGTCATCAAAACCAGAGACCTCGTGTTGAACATGGGGGTCTCTGGGCAAAATTTGTCTCCCAGATCTAATTCTCACAACTATATCTACATCCAAGTTTATCTACATAGATCACTCTCCTGCTCTAGCCAAGCAAAATTATTTGCAGTTTTACATGaatcttcttttcctttgcatGTGTTTTTCTCAAGAATGCACTCCAgcttctctcctctttccctttggcTGGCATTCTTCTTTGTACTTATTCTTCAAGACCAGTTCAAGGTGCACTTACTCTGTTAAACGTCTTTTCCCACTTTTGTCCCCATACTTTAATTATAAATACCTCAAAAATTGTAAATACCTCAAATACAGTTATCTCTTAAATgtgtatttgttgatttttaagtCTGTCTTCTCTACTGAACCTTAAGTTCCTTGAGAGCGCAGATTATTTTCCCCAGCTGCTAACATAATTTGGACCTTTGTTCACCTATTTGGGCCTTGGTTCTACCTGtaaaacaggaacaaaaaaatCTACTCTGCAGAATTATTGTGAGGATCAAAGATACCATCTGCCTAGTAAGAAGCCAGAACAAAGAAGGTATATATAAATTAGTGAATGTTATCATTACTGATAAAATAAGTGGGTGACAAAGCATCTGATGAAGAGAGGGATTAGATTGACAATGTGAACATGCATGTTGCTTTAGAGGAATTGCAAGTAGCTCAGCTTTGTTAGAAAGCAggataaatattaagaaatgatGGGGGATAAATCTGTAAAGATGAGACACTGATcctaattgctttggctatccTTCAAAAGAGTTTGATCTTTTACCTGCAGATACAGGTCTACTGATTCAAGTGGCAAGGGACATGAGAAAATCATTTTCAACATAAGTAAGTGGTACAGTAAGTAAGCTAGAAGGACGGCAGAACACTTAGGAGTTTgagggctaggtgcagtggctcacacctgtaatcccagcattttgggaggctgaggcaggaggatcgcttgagcctagaagttcgagaccagtctgggcaatgtaggaagacactgtctctataaaaaaaattttaaaaattgccgtCTGTAGGGGCATACAccttggtcccagctactcgggaggctgaggtgggaggatcacttaagcccaggaatttgaggctgcagtgagtcatgatcatgccactgcactccagcctgtgcaacagagcaagactctgtctcaaaaaaaaaaaaaaaaaaaaaaaaaaaagcagagaggaATTTCATTAATCGTATAGTGAGTTTGAGGTATCCATTAGTCCATCAATAAAAACTTCAGAAGACAGTCTGAAATAAGTCTGGAGTGTAGATGAGATCTGAGTTGTGGAGTTATTCACATCTAGGTAGAAGTGGCCTAGGAAGAAAAAAGCTTTAATGACACGCCCATAATTTGGGAAGAAAGGTGAGCATAGCAATTCTCTAGGAGGTAGCAGAAAAACAGGGGCAGGTGGAATCAAGGAAGCCAAATTAAGAGAGTTTAAGAGAAGACCAGTCAAATAGGCCaggcagtggtggctcatgcctgtaatcccgatgCTTGGGGAGAgcaaggcaggaggagcacttgaggccaggagtttgagaccagcctgggcaacatagcgagactgtttctaaaaataaagaaattaagaacatTAAATGCAGCAGAAAGGTCACATGAGATGAACTGAAAAATGACCACTGGAGTTGGTATTTGTTACTTTACCATTGTGTTGCAATCGTGTGTGAAAAATGGTGATGCTTTGTCATGAATAGAGactagtaaaataataaatgatttgaAGGACatgcatcttttttgtttgtttgttttgagtcagggtctcactgtgtcacccaggctgaaatgcagtggcgcgatctcggctcacggcagcctcgacttcctggactcgccatcctcccacctcagcctcctgagtagctaggaccacagtcatgcgccaccacacccagataatttttgtatttttagtagagatgggggatGGGGTTGgaaggttcaccatgttggccaggctggtgtagaaagaactcccggcctcaagtgatccgtccatctcggcttcccaaagtgttgggattacaggcgtcagccaccgcccAGCCCACATCTTTTAATACTAAACATATTATTTTCCTGAATTAGATGAAATGttcaatttattctattttatcccACCCTAGCAGGATTTGGAGAATTAAATTCAGCAGTCAAAGATCAGCTCACCACTTCTATCAGCAAACTCACGCACAAACTGTCATTTGTCAGACACTCTGAGGGACGTTATGTGGGATACTTCAGCCTTCCTCAGAACTGAGCCATCCACAATCAAGGTCTTGCAATAGAACCAATTTGAAAAGTCAAGGCTTCTAATCACCCAGACCAAACTCCCAGGGCACTCTGATCTCACGCCCCAACCAAACCACAACTGAACTTCACTGTGGTAACCACCACGCACGTGTCCCTGAGCCTCCATGAACTGCCGGCCTCTAGCCTCAAGGACACTCCTCCACCCAACCACTCCTTGCCTTGAGCTGGCCGGGAGCCTGGCGCGGGGCAGgggaggctgctgctgctgctccggTCGCCCGCGGCTCCTGACGTGCCGGGAGGGGTGGATGCAGAGGCCACCTGGCCTGAAGGGCGGCTCTGAGGAGTCTCCTGGAGTCTGAAATTGTAGCGGGGACCCTGTGGTGAGCGGGTTTCTCCCGACGACGGGGAAACCGCCGGGGCAGAAGGCGAGGCTGATGAGATCTCAGGCCTCAGCATCCTCCCAAACCTTCCCTGACCCGAGAAGTGTGAGGTTTCTGAGCACCCCCTCGAGTAGCCCAACTACGGAAGATGCGCAGCTGGAAAGGGCGGGAGAACTGCGCGCCGACGAACTAAGCTGCACTGCGCAGGCGCCTGCAGCCTCAGCTTTCCACATGGATTCACGTGCTTCAGGTCTACGACCCTGCTTCCAGCAGTTCCCAAACCCATCCCTTTCCACATGAACCTCACTGGAACCTCCTCAGCCTGCAGGTATCAGACTGACCAGAATTCTGCAAGGCCCATGAATTACCACCCAATTTGTTAGCCCCATTATTATCACAGCACCCAATCTCCCTTATTGCAAAATGATACAGGCATTTCCCACACATCCAAGCACACTAGCTTATCTTGAAATGTAGAAACCACCAAACACAGTACACCCAGTGCCTTTGACACAATGAGAACGTGTAATGCTCACACAGTATAACTCACCTAAAGTTTATCTTGTGACCAAATATAGGAAAGATCTGGTTATATTATCACAAGACAGTGTGCACATGGCCGTGTGCATAGTAGAGTAGGAAACAGGGACAGACTAACTGGGTAAGATCTCTCAGTTAACAGTTCCCCATCCACCAATTTCTAGTACTGTGGTTTCTAACATATAAATCAGTTAATAGCATACTAGAAGTTCAAACTCCAGCTTTGCAATGGTGACCTTTAGAAAATTCcttaaataggccgggcgcggtggctcaagcctgtaatcccagcactttgggaggccgagacgggtggatcacgaggtcaggagatcgagaccatcctggctaacccggtgaaaccccgtctctactaaaaatacaaaaaactagccgggcgaggtggcgggtgcctgtagtcccagctactcgggaggctgaggcaggagaatggcgtgaacctgggaggcggagcttgcagtgagctgagatccggccactgcactccagcctgggtgacagagcgagaccccgtctcaaaaaaaaaaaaaaaaaaaaaaaaaagaaaattccttaaATAAGGCCAATAGTACCAACTTACCAGAGATCCGTGAATTAACCATGATGCAATTATCTGGATACTGTCATATAGAAGTTATTAGAAGACATTTACACCACTACTGAAATCCTGTCACTGTTGAGTATCTCAATAAACCAGTTATGCACAGCAGTTTACCCACATGCAATGGCAACAGTCCTTAAGAACGTCTCTGTTCTTGGAATAATTATTGCACAGGGTATTCCAAACATACTTGAGAAAATCTCAATTTCCATAAAAAAACCTTATTTTCAGATTGGgaacggtggctcctgcctgtaatcccagcactttgggagactgaggccagaggatcacttcacctcaggagaccagcctggggaagacACTGCCTGCccccaaaattaaaatatcagcTGGACATAGTGGgaatggtgacaggtgcctgtagtccctggtactcaagaggttgaggtggaaggactgcttgagcccaggagtttaaggttgcagtgagctgtgactgtactacaccccagcctggggaacaaaggaagaccctgtctctaaaaaataaaatttaaaaacagagaatACCTCATTTTCACCAAAACTGTAAACCCCCAAAGAGTAATTGTGCCCATTttaggcagggcgtggtggctcatgcctgtaatcccagcacttagggaggccgaggcgggcggatcacgaagtcaggagattgagaccagccgaccagcatggtgaaaccccaactctactaaaataacaaaaaaattagccagaaatggtGGTGTgaggctgtagtcccagctactcgggaggctgaggcagaattgcttgaaccaggcagggagaggttgcagcaagccgagatcgtgctgctgcactccagcctgcgcaacagactgtctcaaaaaaaaaaaaaaaaaaaaaagtgaattgtacccattttagctttttaagaaaaagatagGTGCAAAAAAATACTGTGGCGACCATCAACTCAACTGTTAGTGTTTCCTTATTTGAAGGTAACCCCTTCCTTGGGTAATTCTGatatataaaatgctaaaaaatatGTACAGTCCGAATCACAACCCCATTTTAAGATGGTAGACTGCCATTTAACCTAAGTCTGTGACTAATTCAGAATAACCATATTCAAACCTATGAATCATTTCCAAATTTCAACAACCATTTATTTTGTGCATCATTTAATTCATGTATGGGTTCTATCCACTTTCATCAGTTAACATTCTTGTTGACAAACCATTTTACATCAACTTGCTATAGAACACATGAAAGGTATACATGGGAGAAAAATCAAGTAGAAACCTAGAGTTCTTCTACATTAGCTCAGTTATTGAACATAAATAACAGACACAAAAGTATACACAAAAAACTGTAGTCAGAATAACAGGACTTCAGAATaaagagcagaaaataaaatacaggtctttattttacaatatgtataattatataatttattaaaattaatttaacacaatgtacaaaatattaacagtatTCATTTTTAGATTTAATAAGCACTTCAAatacagaaatgttaaaatggcAAAACTATACTATGCAGCTTTCACTTTAATGAATCTAGCTCACTAGCTCAGGCTGAACATTCACTCTCTGAAGCACTTCTTCAGGCATGCAAAAGACAGGATTAACAGGTTTAATCTGTTCTTCTCCCAAAAGTgacaatccagcaattccaaaTAAGGTATGAAAAGGATCCacctatttaaaaaagaatttatatacagattacaaaatgaaaacttctttAACTTCAAATCATTAATACCTGACCTTTACCATATACTAATTTTGTTAGCAACAGGCGACAAGAAATTTCTGTAAGATTGTTCTATATCCTTCATACATTCTacgagaaatagaaaaaaacactgCTTTCAAAGCAACACTTGGAATACCACCCTGGAAATCCATGGAACCATGAAGGAATGCGAcactaaaataatttatacaaatatGTCAGAAATATTACTTGCCATATCTCCTGGCCTGTCTGCAAATCCCCCCGTTTCTTCATCTTGACATGCTAAAATGAAATTACGTAGTTTCTCTCTATCAATCCAATGAAGTCTTCCAATTATCTTTAGGGAAGCCAGGACCCACCATGAATAGCATACATCTGGTAACTAGGAGGGAAAAAAGTTGCCacaatttcattctcttttatttccctaATTTTGAGAACAATTTAAAAGTGGATTAAGTCTCACTCTCAAGTAATCTGATGTTCTAAGTGTCAAACCATGTGGAGGGACGAAATCCAGGGATATACTGACATGTAGGGTATGAAATACTTGCTTAGAATGAAAGATAATCAATTAATGGGTAAGAAGAGACCAAACTCCAATTCATAGGTAACCATGCTAAATATCTCAGTACTCACTGATAAGCGTGCATCTACCTTGTTTCTATCTGCAACAAATGCCTAACTCAGCCCCTTAACCAAGAAGCTAGTAGTATAATCATGAAATCCATGGGTACAGTTCTGTTTTTCTACCAGCACTGTCCAGGTGGGTACACACCTGCTTAAAATTCAACTAAACTCTAGCTCTTCAAAATATGGTGACATAAGTCTGTAAGGAAGAAAATCCCACCCAAGGCTGCATTTTAATGAGATCCTTGAATAACGCATAGACCCATTAGAAGCTGCCCTAGATCGTGAGCAAATGCAGGCCCAGGCACGGCCACCCATTTTTCTGTTGACAGTTCCTCAAGTTTTTTATTCCACTCTGTTGTAGACAGCAACTGTGGGTGTTTCTCTGCCCATTGTCACTCAGAAAAACtgaggtttaaaaataaaaatacaggctgagcacggtggctcatgcctgtactcccagcactttgggaggcttaggagggtggatcacctgaggtcaggggtttgagaccagcctgactaacatgatgaaaccccatctctactaaaaatacaaaattagatgggcgtggtggcgcacgcctgtaatcccagctactgtacCACCACGTCCCATTCAGAGGGCACAGCAAGCTACAATCCTTGAGTCAAATCTAGACTATAGTGTAGGAAcacattttacatttgtaaatcatttaaaaatagtcctgggtcaggcgcagtggctcacgcctgtaatcccagcactctggaaggctgagtcaggcggatcacaaagtcaggagttcgagaccagcctggccaatatggtgaaaccccgtccctaataaaagtacaaaaattagctgtgcgcctgtagtcccagctgctcgggaggctgaggcaggagaactgcttgaacctgggaggcggaggttgcagtgaactgagatggcgccacttcactccagcctgagcaacagagcaagattccatctcaaaaaaaaaaaaaaaaaaaaaaaaaaatctgacatatGAAATAAGTATATCTGTCCATAATAATTTTAACTGGAACAGTCATACCCATTCATTTCTTACCACTTATGGCTGCACTTGCTCTACAGGAAAATCACATAGTTGCAAATGAGTATTCACTGTTTGTCCCTTACAGACCTGATATAGGGACCTATCATGTGGAGGAAAATTTAATAATATCCTCTCTCCAAACTAAATTATCTGGGTATTCCTTAAATAAGAAGACTGTAAACAAAAATTCTGtagcctaattttttaaaaatccaatttgcCAAAACCAACTGTCCTTAAACATGGAGATTCCTGTGCAAGACTGTCTGGAAATGGACATCAGGATCAATGAGTATTTCAACTCACGGGGCTCTACTTTTGCCAAGGGGAGTCTTTTAGTAGGACGCATTACTGAAAATTTGCAAGAGGGAAAGTTAATAAATAAGCTCATGGCCAATTTACAATATTGAAATAGGCAAGACAAAGCTGCAGCATTCACTCAAGGTTCTAAAGTCAGCAGAACAGAGCTTATCAAACAATACCTTCTCTGGCCTTCCATTGAGCCCGCCTGAAGGTAACTGTCGTTCACAAAGCCACCAGCCAAGTAAATCAGAATTTACTTGATGCAACTGACTTGTAATAGCCAGAAATCCTGTGCAACAATAGATCTAAAATTACAGACATAAAGTATATGTGTATAATAATTCCTTGACAGTAAAAGTGATAAAACTACTCAAATTATTAAAACACCACTTTATATTTTAAGGTTTTCTTCTCGATCTGACACTAAAATTCCAAACACGTATTAATACCACTTATCTGAACAAATCCAAGCATAGTGTTACTAGTATGCAATTCTGTACTGAAATATTACTGTCAAAATTTCTTCATGGTTAGTAAATCGCAGCCATTCACATATTCAATGTTCTCTGACACAAGAAAGGAGGTTCATCATTTATCTCAgggcagaaagaaaaatgtgtgtgttttttttatcTGTATGGTTAGTGAAAAATTagtggaaaaaaatgtgttttggtGCTTACAAACCTACTTATGTTTGCTTAGGTCAGAGGGATCCACTGACAGAGAAAGGTATATAGTATATAAAGCAAAGCAATGAAAGCAACTAAGCAATTCTTAAGATGCCATATTACAGTCATTAACTTTATGTGTATTTGACAAACACCAAAATAACCCATTTTCCTATTTTACTACACTTGCTTCCAAAATGACAATAAATTTTCATCTGTGTTAATAAATTACCTGCCCAGCATGGGATTCAGAACCTGGTCTGCAACCAAATCCACCATCAAAGTTCATACAGGATAAAACAAA
This DNA window, taken from Macaca mulatta isolate MMU2019108-1 chromosome 1, T2T-MMU8v2.0, whole genome shotgun sequence, encodes the following:
- the RABGGTB gene encoding geranylgeranyl transferase type-2 subunit beta isoform X1 — translated: MSEYLRMSGIYWGLTVMDLMGQLHRMNREEILAFIKSCQHECGGISASIGHDPHLLYTLSAVQILTLYDSINVIDVNKVVEYVKGLQKEDGSFAGDIWGEIDTRFSFCAVATLALLGKLDAINVEKAIEFVLSCMNFDGGFGCRPGSESHAGQIYCCTGFLAITSQLHQVNSDLLGWWLCERQLPSGGLNGRPEKLPDVCYSWWVLASLKIIGRLHWIDREKLRNFILACQDEETGGFADRPGDMVDPFHTLFGIAGLSLLGEEQIKPVNPVFCMPEEVLQRVNVQPELVS